The genomic interval GTTAACATCGGTAATCATATTATTGAACAATGTTTTTGAAGGTGTCCAAGTGTTTCCAGCTCCACTTATGTATTGTGCATCAGTTGGTGAAAATGACTCAAAAATGACATGATAACTGAAATTTCCAGTTACAGGAACAATAAATGTGTTGTTTGGATAATAGGTTACAGGAGCCGAAAATGTTATTGTAATCCGAACTGGAATCGAATTATTGATAACAAATGCACTACTTAAATTTTGGTATCGATAGCTTGTTGTCCCTGTATAAACAATGCTTCCTGCGGCTAAATTTGAACTACCCGAATTATAAACGACATTCGTCATACCAGAGCATGTTCCACCTGATGGTGTTGGGTTGAATCCATTGATGACATTGAATAATGTGTCATTAATCGAAAATGCATAGCAATTGGTATTGAATACAGGCCAGGAAGAATTGGTGTAGGAGAACGTTTGTCCACCTGTTAATGCATAAGAAAATGAAGTTAATGGATTCGTAGTTGAGCTGGTGCCAGCTGGAGGAGTGGTTGGCGTTTGAGCAAAAGTTGATTGAATCAATAAGACCCAAATGCTAATAGAAAATAAACCCAATCTAATCATAACTTGAAAAATTAAGTTTAGAAATTGAATATTTTGAGTAGTGATTAAGACGTGTTGTACGTTTTGAGATACAGCTATTTAACAAATCACCTTGCTGCAAATCAATTACGTAAGAATAGGTAAATTCCGTCTTCATAAATGTGTAGTCGATTAATTAATCGATGCAAAGATACACATTTAAAGGCATAATTATTTGAAAGTGTACTAGTTGAATGTTGTAAGCTACGAACCGTAACTCACAAATAACACAATGATAAAAACCTTTTTATTTCTAGTCTACTTTAAACATTTGAAATAATCAAATGGCTCTAAACAGCTTGTACATTGATACAATGCCTTGCAAGCAGTGCTGCCAAATTGACTCAACATTTTGGTATCTTTCGAGCCGCATTGAGGGCATTTTACAGTCGGTGCGGTACCAAATAATACCAGCTTATCCACCTCATTTACAGGAGGAGCGATTCCATACTCCAGTAGTTTTTTCTTCCCGTTTTCGCTCATCCAATCTGTTGTCCAAGCAGGTGCTAAAATAGTATCAATGTGAATGGTTTTGAACCCTTTTTCTGTCAGTATTTCTTGGATTGATTTTTCGATGTAATTCATCGCTGGACAACCTGAATAAGTTGGTGTAATGGTAATATGAACTTCACTATCTGAAATCACTTTTACCCCACGAACAATTCCAAGGTCTATAATTGAAAGTACAGGAACTTCTGGATCAGGAACTTCTTCTAAATAAGACCAAATTGTTGATTCAGTTACCATTCCATGTTGGGGTAAGCACGCTGCATGTACTGCATTTCTGCAATCAGATGTCCGAAATGTTCTGTATGCCTTCCAAGTCGACCACCATTTAACTTCCATGTTGAATCAGGTACTTCTAA from Fluviicola taffensis DSM 16823 carries:
- the paaD gene encoding 1,2-phenylacetyl-CoA epoxidase subunit PaaD, producing MVTESTIWSYLEEVPDPEVPVLSIIDLGIVRGVKVISDSEVHITITPTYSGCPAMNYIEKSIQEILTEKGFKTIHIDTILAPAWTTDWMSENGKKKLLEYGIAPPVNEVDKLVLFGTAPTVKCPQCGSKDTKMLSQFGSTACKALYQCTSCLEPFDYFKCLK